The segment TTCGTTGCCGGTGCCGCCAGGAGACGGGAAGGGGTGTAGATGCGCCTGTCCGAACTCGGATTCGATGGACTGGATGAATTCTCAGACGAGGTGTGGCGGGCGGTGGCACGCCACCCATACAGCGGGGTCGACCTGCTGGCCGAATGGCTGCGCCGGCCGGAGCCGATCGTCCAGGCGGAGATGGAGCGGCTGGTAGAGGCCGGTCTCGTCCGTCAGGTCGGGCACCAGTGGGAGCCTCAGGATCCGGCGCGCGTGTTGCAGGCACGGCACGCGGTACGTGAGGCGGCGCTGGTGGCCGAACGAGCCCGAATGGCGGATGAACGGGCCCAGCTCTACCGTTCGGGGCTCTTCGGGGACTACGTCGCCGGCCGCCGCAGAGCGGGGACGAATGCCGGCATCCAGGTTCTCGCCCGCGATGAGATCTTCCCGCGAATGGCCGAGCTCACCGGAAAGTCCACGCAGTCCATCCGATTTCTGCTCAGTGGTCCACCGCCGCCCGGCCTCGGTGGGGACGTCCCGGATCTGCTGGTCCCGGCCGCGGGCCGGGGAGTGCACATCGCCAGCGTCTGGACGCCCGGTGCGGTCACGGTGGCCAGGCGGCGAAACGCCGGGCGGCGGCTGCCGCCCATCGGTCAGGTGTATGTGGCACCCGCGTTGCCGATGCGGGCGATCGTCTGGGACGCCACCGCTGCCCTGGTTCCCGTGCGGGACGACGATCTCGACGACGGCGCGTTCGCGGTGGTCGCGCCGACGCTCGTCCTGGCGGTCGCCGACATGGTGACCCGCACCCAGCGGGCGGCCGCTGTCCGCGGCAGTGCGGAGGTGGTCGTCGACGAACCGGCGACGATGCGCCGCCAGCGAGCACTGCTGCGCCTGCTCGACATGGGGCTGGACGACAGCCGGGCTGCCCGGGAGCTGGGGGTCTCCGATCGCACCGTGAAGCGTGACGTGGCCGAGCTGTGCCAGCGCTTCGGTGTCCTGAGCAGGTTCCAGCTCGGTGCCGCCGCCGCCCGGTCCGGATATCTGTCCAGGGGCGGCCGGGGCGCGGAGCAGGGTGGCACCGCTGTCCCGTCAGCCGTGGGCGTCCCGTCAGGCGTCTCATCAGGCGTTCCGTCAGGCGTTCCTTCGGCCGTTCCGCCAGTCGCGCCGCCGGCCGCTGCGATCCCGTCGACGGCCCCTGCCGCCGGCAGTCGAACGGTTGGAATGGCATGAACAGGACACGACGTCCCTTAAGCGTCACATGATTACTCTTCCGGTCAACCGTCAACCACGACTACCGTCCTGCTCGCCGACGGGATCGAGATAGCTGCTCAGAGTTGCTCCGGCGTGGTGGATGTACTCGGCACGCGGCCGTGGAGCCACCCAGAGCGCTGACGGCTGGGCGTGGCGTGTCCCCTCCCTGCCACGCCCCGGTCCCGTCGGGTGACTTGACGTCCGGCGGACCCCGCGTCCCGACGAGAGGTGGCGGAGTGCGGAACTGGCCCATTCGCTACAAGATCACCGTGGTGCTGCTCCTGCCACTGCTTGCTCTGGTCGGCTTCGGTGGCTGGGTCGTCTCCGGTCAGCTCGCCGCGCAGCGGGCGAGCGAGCAGACGCGCACGGCGGCCCGGTTCCTCATCCACGTCAACGATCTTGTGTATGCCCTGCAGACGGAGCGGTACGCCGTCTCCAGCCTGGTGGGCTCCGGGTACCGGGAACGAGACTTCGCGGTCCGTTCGACGAACGCGCGAGGCCCCGTCGACGAGGCGATCACGACCGTCACGAAGACCGCCGCGGAGCTGCCCGCCGGCCCGCGCAACCAGGTCCGGGACGCGGTCGCCGCGGCCCAGGGCCAGATGGGGGGCCTGGCGACCGTGCGCGCCGGGGTCGACGCGCAGACCCTTCAGCCCGGCCCGGGGACCGTCACCTACAACCAGATGATCTCCGGCTGGCTGGACGTCGGAGCCGCCATGGTCGGCATCGGCAGCGAGGACACGGACGTCGTGCGGGTCGCGACCGCGCTGTCCGCGATCTCCCGGGTGGGTGAGTCGATCAGCCAGCAGTACGGGTACGTCTCGTCGGCGGCCGTGCTCGGCACCGCGGTGCCCGACAGGGTCACCCGGGTCCAGTCGGCGATCGGTACGGAGACCGCCTGGATGACCCAGTTCCGGCTGTCCGCCACCGCAGCCGAGGTGGCCCTCTACGACAAGCTGGTCGGCCCCACCCAGGCGGCGGTGACCGAGCTGCGCGACAAGGTGCTGCACGGCCAGCGGATCGACTTCAGCGCCTGGGCGGCGGCGAGCGGGGCGAAGTCCGAGCAGGTCCGCGCGGTCCAGCGGCAGGTTGTCGAGGAGCTGGAGCATCGCAGCGGGACGCTGGCCGACGCGGCGCTGCGCCAGGCCGCGCTGTCCGGTCTGCTCGCGGCCGGTGTCCTCGCGTTGTCCGTCGCGGTGTCCGTCGGTGTCGCCAGCCGGATCGTCGGCGGGCTGCGCAACCTGCGCACCGGCGCGCTCGACGTCGCCCAGCGCCGACTGCCGGAGGTCACCTCGAAGCTACGGCAGGGCCAGCCCGTGGACCTTGAGGCGGAGCCAGCGGCCTTCCCGACCGCGGGCGGCGACGAGATCGGTGACGTCGCGCGCGCCTTCAACGTCACCTACTCGTCCGCCGTCACGGCGGCCTACGAGGTCGCCGAGGGCCGCAGCGTCGGCGCCATCCTGCAGACGCTGGCGCGGCGCACCCAGGGCCTCATCCAGCGCCAGCTCCGGCTGATCGACGAACTGGAGCGCGACCAGCAGGACGGCGAGATCCTGACCAAGCTGTTCGGCGTCGACCACCAGGCCACCAGAATGCGGCGGCTGGCCGAAAGCCTCATCGTGCTCTCCGGCGGCCAGCCGGGACGCACCTTCCGCGGCCCGGTCCGGCTGGTCCAGGTGCTGCGGGCGGCGGTCAGCGAGGTCGAGGACTACACCCGGGTCCATGTGCACCTGCCGACGTCCGATGTCGAGATCGTCGGCTCCGCCGTCGGTGACCTCACCCACATGCTCGCCGAGCTCATCGAGAACGCCACCGCCTTCTCCCCGCCCGACACGCCGGTGACGGTGCAGGCCAGCCGGGTTGGCCAGGGCTGGACGGTGGAGATCGAGGACCGCGGGGTCGGCCTCGACGACGAGATGTACGCCGCGACCAACCACCGCATGGCGAACCCGCCGCCGTTCGAGGCCTCGACGCACGGCAGCCAGATCGGTCTGTTCGTCGTCGCGCGCCTCGCCGCCCGGCACCGGATCGCGGTGCGTTTCAAGCCCAGCGTCTACGGCGGTGTGCACGTGGTCACGATCATTCCCGCGGGTCTCATCCACACCGAGGTCGCCCACCAGACCGCGATGCTTCCGGCGGGCAGGGCGGGCGGCACGGGTGGTACCGGTGGTACCGGCGGTGGTCCGGACGACCCGGGGCGGCGCAGGCCGGAACTGGGCCCGGGCGGCGGTCCCGGTGGAGATCGCGGCAATGGTGGCGGCAGGCATACGCCCACCGAGGAGTTCGCGCTGCCCGTCGGGACGGGAACAGCGCCCCACCCGGTCGGTGCGCGGGCCGGCAGCGGCATCGGTGTCGATCTGACCGGCGACGCGGACGGCCGTTCGAGCCGCTCCGGGGACACCGTCCGCATGGGCCGGGGCGGTGACAACGGGCACGGCGACAGCTATGGACGTCCCGACGGGTTCGGGGCGGACGTGCGCCTCGGCGGGTTCGCCGACTCGACCCACGGGGCATACGCCGCTCACAGCGATCACGGGGCCAACGGGGCCGGCGAGGCAGGCATGTACGGCACCCGCGACTTCGCCGAGGGCGCTCGGGGCTCGGCCGGTTCCGGTGCGGCCGCCCGGTCCGGTGCGGCGCCCGGTTTCGACCCGCTCGCGGCGGGGGCCGGCGCACCGCTGGGCTCCGGGGGGCCGGGCGGGCACGGCGGCAGTGGGGGGAATGGCGGCAGCGGCGGGTATGGCGGGAATGGCGGCCAGGACGGATACGGCAGGCACGGCGGAAACGGCAGGCCGGGCGGTTACAGCGGCCAAGACGGCAGCGGGGGCAGCGGCAGCGGCGGCGGCCGGCGTAGCGGGTACGGCGAGTACGGCGGATACAGCGATTCGAGGGTGCCACCGGACGACGTCCGGCCGGTGCGCCTGGATCCGGCCCTGGACCCGTCCTCGCGTCGCGGCGGCGAAGGACGTACGCCCGGCGTGGCTGCCCACAGCGCCATGGACCTGGCCGACAGCGGCGTCTTCGACCCCCTGTTCGGACCGCTGCGGGGCAGCGACGGCGCGGCCGCGACCGTGCCGGGCGGCACGGGAGGCGCCGGGGGCCATCCACGGCTTGAGGATCTGCCGCGCCGCCGCCGCGGGGCGCATCTCGCCGAGAGCCTGCGCTCGGAACCCGACGCGGAGCAGCCGGCCCGCCGCACCGCCCGCCCGCCCGACCCCGAGGCCGCCCGCGCGCTCGCCCAGGGCTTCACCAGCGCATTCGAACGCGGAATGCGTGACGCCGACGACCTCGACGGGAGATAAGCGATGCACCGACAGCCCGACCTCTCCTTTCTGCTCGATCGCCTGCGCGAGACCGTTCCCGACATCCTGTGCGCGGTTGTCCTGTCCGCGGACGGACTGCTGCTCGCCACGTCGAGCGGGATCGAACGCACGGCGGCCGACCAGCTCGCCGCGGTCGCGTCCGGCTTCGACGCACTGGCCCGCGGCGCCGCTCGCCAGCATGGCTGGGGCCAGGTCAACAAGACGATGGTCGACATGGAGAACGGCTACCTGTTCATCACCGCTGTCGGCCACAGCGCCTGCCTCGCCGTCTCCAGCACCGCCGACGCCGACGTCGGCCAGATCGCCTACGAGATGGCGCACCTGGTTAGCAGGGCCGGCCGGTTCCTGACCCCGGAGCTTCGCAGCCAGATGCGGGCGGCCCTGCCGTCCTGAGTCGACCTGGACCGCGTGCAAGCGGGGGAGGGAGGTAGACGGTGCCCGAGGACTGGTCCGGGTCGCCGGCGCCGGGCGAGCACTGGGACGACGCCGAGGCGTTCGTCCGCCCCTACGCGGTGACCCGAGGACGCACGACGCCGGCGGTGCCGCTGGAGCTCGTCGCGCTCGTCGCGACCACCGACGGCGGCATGGCGGCGATCCGGCGGCGCGGCCGGCTCGCGCCCGAGGAACACGACATCGCGATCCTGTGCATGCGAATTCACTCGATCGCCGAGATCTCCGCCCGTCTGAAACTGCCGTTGATGGTGGTGCGGGTACTCATCGACGACATGGCGCGGGGCGGAATGGTCTCCGTCCACCGCCCCGAACATCCTGATCGACCCAGCCCGGAGCTCCTACGGAGGGTTCTGCATGGTCTCACCACTCTCTAGACGCGCACCCACCGCGGTGAAGGTGCTCGTCGCCGGTGGCTTCGGAGTTGGCAAGACGACGTTCGTCGGGTCGGTGAGCGAGATCGAGCCGCTCACCACCGAGGCGGCGATGACCAGCGCCAGCGTCGGCGTCGACGACACCAGCGCGGTGAACAGGAAGACGACCACCACCGTGGCCATGGACTTCGGTCGCCTCACGCTCAGCAACAACATCATCCTGTATCTGTTCGGTACTCCCGGCCAGGACCGGTTCTGGTTCATGTGGGACGAGCTCGTCCGGGGCGCGATCGGCGCGGTGGTGCTGGTCGACACCCGCCGCATGGCCGACTCGTTTCCCGCCATCGACTTCTTCGAGAACCGCCAGGTGCCGTTCCTGGTCGCGGTCAACCGCTTCGAGGCGAACTCCCATGAATACCCGCTCCCAATGGTCCGTGATGCCGCCGACCTCGCTCCGCACCGACCGGTGATGTACTGCGACGCCAGGCGCCCGGACAGTGCGCAGACGACGCTCGTCCATCTCGTGCGCCATGCCCTGGAACTTGCCCTTACCGGAGAACCACTGGATGGTCCGTGACCGGCCGGGCTCGGCGGTGACGATCAGCTCGGGGGGATCTCAGGAGGCCGTGATGTCAAGCCACAACCTCGACCTGCCCCGGCCGCGTGGCCGAGTGCCCGGAATCGAGATGGAGGTCTATGTCGACTGGGAGGACCAGATCGAGGTCGAGGACCCGCCGAACAGCCGGCGCCCCGCGGTCATGGTGCGCATGCCGGCCTATGTCGCCGGCGGGCTCTCCCACGAGCTGCACAGCCTGGAGACGATCCGCGGCGCGATCGGCGGTGACTGCAGCGAATGGGCCCAGGTGGCTCGGGCGCTGCTGGCCGCGGCCCGGATGGCGGCTGGCTCGGACCGGCATCCCGAGCTGGCTGATCTGCCGGTGGCGCCGTTCGCGGCCGGCTCGGACCGGCACCCCGAGCTCGCCGACCTCGCCGATCGGCCGCCGGCGCCGTTCGCGGCCGGCTACCAGCGGATGGTGCCGGTGGACGGGTCCGTTCCCGGAGAATGCGCGTGACTCTGCTGCTGTTGACGGCCGAGGCCGGGACGGTGTTCGGCGTGACGGTCTGGGTGCTGCTCCGGATCTGGGCCCGAACGCGGGACATCAGCCTGGCCGACGTCGACTTCTACGACCCGTTGGCAGAAACCGGCCACCCGTTGGCAGGAACCGGCCAGGAATGCGGAACCGGCATGATTCCCGCCGCAATCACCACCACCTTCAGCGAACCCGCCGGCAGTCGGCGCCCCGGTAGCACCGACACGGCGGCGGACGGATCGGGTCAACTGGGGCGAATACGACTGCCACGAAGTCCGTCGGCCGGTCCGTGGGTGATGGACGAGAACGGCGTGGCGGGATTTGCGCGTTCTCCGCTCGGCGCGGTCATCGGCGCCGTGAACATCGCCTTCCAGGTCATTGGCATGGACGGTGTGATCACCACCTGTCGGCGGATCGCCACCCAGCAACAGGGCGCTGACCTGCGTGAATGTTCCGCGGATGAGCCCAGGAGCGGTTCCGGTCACTGGCCGGCGGCCGAGTCCGGTTCAGGACCCGATCCGCGTCGGCGGGGCAACCAGGTGAACGGCTCCGACGGTAAAGAGGATCACGGGTCGACCGGGCGAGCGGTCGGCAATCTTACCCGTCGCACCTATGAACAAATTGAGATCACCGGATGGAAGCTTGAGAGCTATTCATCGGGGAACGCGACGGTACGGTATGTTCTCACCCGGTTCGGGGGCGGCGATGACGTCGTCTCGGTGACGATGCGGGTCGAGGTGAACTGGGCCGATGGCGACTGGCGGGTCGTCGCTCCGCCTACGGGGGAGTGGTTCGACGCGTTCAGTGCGGACGGCGATATGTCCGGTTTCATTCTCTTTCCCGCACACGTTACGTCGCTGTCGTCGCCGCGCCGCTGACAGGCGGGTCCTGCCAGCCGTGGAGTTGGGGGTTCGTGCCCGCACAGGCCGACACGAACCCCCAACACCACGGACGGGGGGCTGGAGTCCCACATCTGTCGCGGGGTGCGAACGCGTGCATGGCGCCGCCTGAGCGTGCACGTCTGAAAGCCCCCGACATCTTCGCGCCAGGTCCGGGTGTTCAGGCGCCTCGATGCTGACGGCAACAAAGGAGCACATGAATGTTGAGATCGTCCGTCCGCCGCGCTTCCGCGCGCGCGACGCTGATCCTCGCGGCGCTGGCGAGCATGCTCGCCCTTACGGTCGGCGCGGCGCCGGTGGCCGGGGCGTCCGCTTCGGTGTACTACCTGCCGGTCGGCTGCTGGTCGGGCACCGCCACCACGGCCCTCGGCGCGACCGAGTCGGTTGAGTCGCACTTCTACCTCAACGGCAAGTTCGAGGTCTCCACGCCCACCGGCGACTTCACGGGCAGCTGGAAGTCCACCGGCCCGCGCACCTTCACCTACGGGTTCGTCCGGACCCTGCCCGGCCCCGGCGGCGTGGTGATCGGCACCATCGACATCAAGCACTCGGCCACCTTCACCGCGTGGAACACGTACACCTCCACCGGGACGGCCACTGCCTACGACCTGAACGGCAACGTCCTGTTCTCCGGCCCGGTCAGCTCCACCGGAACGCGCACCTTCTAAGCGGCACCACGCACTAAGCGGCACCACGCACCCGGCGGCCTTACTGGCCGCGAAGAGCAG is part of the Parafrankia irregularis genome and harbors:
- a CDS encoding LuxR family transcriptional regulator, whose amino-acid sequence is MARHPYSGVDLLAEWLRRPEPIVQAEMERLVEAGLVRQVGHQWEPQDPARVLQARHAVREAALVAERARMADERAQLYRSGLFGDYVAGRRRAGTNAGIQVLARDEIFPRMAELTGKSTQSIRFLLSGPPPPGLGGDVPDLLVPAAGRGVHIASVWTPGAVTVARRRNAGRRLPPIGQVYVAPALPMRAIVWDATAALVPVRDDDLDDGAFAVVAPTLVLAVADMVTRTQRAAAVRGSAEVVVDEPATMRRQRALLRLLDMGLDDSRAARELGVSDRTVKRDVAELCQRFGVLSRFQLGAAAARSGYLSRGGRGAEQGGTAVPSAVGVPSGVSSGVPSGVPSAVPPVAPPAAAIPSTAPAAGSRTVGMA
- a CDS encoding GTP-binding protein, with protein sequence MVSPLSRRAPTAVKVLVAGGFGVGKTTFVGSVSEIEPLTTEAAMTSASVGVDDTSAVNRKTTTTVAMDFGRLTLSNNIILYLFGTPGQDRFWFMWDELVRGAIGAVVLVDTRRMADSFPAIDFFENRQVPFLVAVNRFEANSHEYPLPMVRDAADLAPHRPVMYCDARRPDSAQTTLVHLVRHALELALTGEPLDGP
- a CDS encoding DUF742 domain-containing protein; this encodes MPEDWSGSPAPGEHWDDAEAFVRPYAVTRGRTTPAVPLELVALVATTDGGMAAIRRRGRLAPEEHDIAILCMRIHSIAEISARLKLPLMVVRVLIDDMARGGMVSVHRPEHPDRPSPELLRRVLHGLTTL
- a CDS encoding sensor histidine kinase; this translates as MRNWPIRYKITVVLLLPLLALVGFGGWVVSGQLAAQRASEQTRTAARFLIHVNDLVYALQTERYAVSSLVGSGYRERDFAVRSTNARGPVDEAITTVTKTAAELPAGPRNQVRDAVAAAQGQMGGLATVRAGVDAQTLQPGPGTVTYNQMISGWLDVGAAMVGIGSEDTDVVRVATALSAISRVGESISQQYGYVSSAAVLGTAVPDRVTRVQSAIGTETAWMTQFRLSATAAEVALYDKLVGPTQAAVTELRDKVLHGQRIDFSAWAAASGAKSEQVRAVQRQVVEELEHRSGTLADAALRQAALSGLLAAGVLALSVAVSVGVASRIVGGLRNLRTGALDVAQRRLPEVTSKLRQGQPVDLEAEPAAFPTAGGDEIGDVARAFNVTYSSAVTAAYEVAEGRSVGAILQTLARRTQGLIQRQLRLIDELERDQQDGEILTKLFGVDHQATRMRRLAESLIVLSGGQPGRTFRGPVRLVQVLRAAVSEVEDYTRVHVHLPTSDVEIVGSAVGDLTHMLAELIENATAFSPPDTPVTVQASRVGQGWTVEIEDRGVGLDDEMYAATNHRMANPPPFEASTHGSQIGLFVVARLAARHRIAVRFKPSVYGGVHVVTIIPAGLIHTEVAHQTAMLPAGRAGGTGGTGGTGGGPDDPGRRRPELGPGGGPGGDRGNGGGRHTPTEEFALPVGTGTAPHPVGARAGSGIGVDLTGDADGRSSRSGDTVRMGRGGDNGHGDSYGRPDGFGADVRLGGFADSTHGAYAAHSDHGANGAGEAGMYGTRDFAEGARGSAGSGAAARSGAAPGFDPLAAGAGAPLGSGGPGGHGGSGGNGGSGGYGGNGGQDGYGRHGGNGRPGGYSGQDGSGGSGSGGGRRSGYGEYGGYSDSRVPPDDVRPVRLDPALDPSSRRGGEGRTPGVAAHSAMDLADSGVFDPLFGPLRGSDGAAATVPGGTGGAGGHPRLEDLPRRRRGAHLAESLRSEPDAEQPARRTARPPDPEAARALAQGFTSAFERGMRDADDLDGR
- a CDS encoding roadblock/LC7 domain-containing protein codes for the protein MHRQPDLSFLLDRLRETVPDILCAVVLSADGLLLATSSGIERTAADQLAAVASGFDALARGAARQHGWGQVNKTMVDMENGYLFITAVGHSACLAVSSTADADVGQIAYEMAHLVSRAGRFLTPELRSQMRAALPS